A region of the Geomonas subterranea genome:
ACAAGCTGGACCGCGAGGGGCGTGAGCCGCTCGACCTGCTCGATGATATCGAAAGCACCCTCAATATCCAGTGCGCACCCATGACCTGGCCCATCGGCATGGGGAAGCGTTTCCGCGGCACCTACCACCTCTACACCAAGGAAATCACCTTCTACGACCCGGAGGCCGACCGCGGGGTAGGGCAGGTCGTGACGGTCAAGGGTCTTGACGACCCACTCCTGGACGAGCTTCTCGGGAGCCAGGTGGAGGAACTGCGTAACGACGTTGAGCTCCTGGAAGGGGCGGCGCATCCCTTCGATGCCGAGGCCTACCTGGCCGGCAGGCAGACCCCCGTCTTCTTCGGTTCCGCCATCAACACCTTCGGGGTGCAGCAGCTCCTGGATTCCTTCGTCGAGAACGCACCATCCCCGCTGCCGCGCGAGGCGACCACCCGCACCGTCGACCCGTACGAGGAGCCCTTCACCGGCTTCACCTTCAAGATCCAGGCGAACATGGACCCGGCGCACCGGGACCGCATCGCCTTCTTCAGGATCTGCTCGGGCAAGTTCGTGCGCGGCATGAAAGTGAAGCACCTGAGGTTGGGGCGCGAGGTGCAGATCTCCAACGCCACCATCTTCATGGCCCAGGACCGCACCAACGTGGATGAGGCCTATGCCGGGGACATCATCGGTATCCACAACCATGGCACCATCAAGATCGGCGACACCTTCACCCAGGGTGAGGAACTTAAATACACCGGCATCCCCAACTTCGCTCCCGAGCATTTCAGGAAGGTGCGCATCCTCAACCCGCTCAAGTCGAAGTCGCTCGAGAAGGGTTTGGTGCAGCTCGCCGAGGAGGGGACGACCCAGGTGTTCCGTCCGCTCATGGGGGCCGACTGGATCGTCGGTGCGGTGGGTATGCTGCAGTTCGACGTGGTCATGCACCGCCTCGAGCACGAGTACGGCGTGAAGGCGGCCTACGAGCCGGTTTCCTACGTCACCGCGCGCTGGGTTACCGGTGACCGAAAAAGACTGGACGAGTTCCAGAAGAAAGAGGCGATGAACCTTTACCTGGACGGTGAAGGGAACCTGGCCTACCTTGCCGGGAGCCAGTGGCGTCTCGACAACACCATGGACAACTGGAAGGACCTCAGCTTCCACGCCACCCGCGAACACAGCTGAGGCAGGCATCGGTCGGCGTCCCACCAGTTTCACCAGTCCGACCAGTCCAACTGAATCAACGAGAAAAGCCGACCATGAATACTGCACCCAAATCCGCCGCAGGCGGCGCCCTCCTCGTCCTTGCCGCCGCCACCCTTTGGGGGACCTCCGGCACCGCCCAGGCCCTCTCGCCTGCCGGCGTCACCCCCTGGAGCGTCGGTGCATTTCGCCTCATCGTGGGAGGCGCGGCTCTCATGGTCCTTGCCTTATTCAAGGGGGGGCTCGGCAAGGGGCGCTGGCCCTTCTGGGGCACCCTGGCGGCGGGCGGCTTCGTCGCCCTCTATCAACTTACCTTTTTCACAGCGGTCCACAGGACCGGCGTTGCCGTCGGCACGCTGGTCGCCATCGGCAGTTCCCCCGTGATCGCCGGGATTCTCGGGTTCATCGTCCGGGGAGAACGCCCGGGGCGTGCCTGGGGGATCGCGACCGTGCTCGCCCTCGCCGGCTGCAGCCTGTTGGTGACCGGTGGCGGTGACATCGCCATCGATGTCGTGGGCATACTGCTGGCTCTTGGTGCAGGCACCTCCTATGCCTGTTACACCATGGCCATCAAGGTGCTTCTTCCCGGGAGGAGCTCCGAAGCGGTCATGGCGGTCGTCTTTTGCCTGGGCGCGTTCCTGCTCCTGCCGGTGCTTTTCCTGACCGACATCACCTGGGTGGCCACTCCCCGCGGGACCATGGTGGTCCTCTACCTCGGCGTCGTGATCACCGCCCTGTCGTACTGGCTCTTCGCCATGGGACTGCGCAGCGTCCCGGTGGCCTCCGCGGTCACCCTTTCGCTGGCCGAGCCGCTCGTCGCCGCCCTGTTGGGGATCCTGTTCCTGGGTGAGCGCCTGACCCCCACCGCAATGGGGGGGATCCCGCTCCTCTTCGCGGGTCTCGCCGTCCTCGCCTACTCCATGTCCGGGAAACGAGCAGTATAAATAAGTAAAGGGGCGCCGTCACCGGCGCCCCTTCGTTTGTTGATCCCGTCTCTAGCGATGTGCAGGGCCTGTAGGGGCGAATAACCATTCGCCCGCCTTTTCCCCGCCTCGTCCGTCCGGCTCCCTTTCTATTCGCTGAACCCCAGGAAATCCAGAAGCCTCTCCCACGAAGCGTTCACCACCTGCCCCTCGGCGATACCAGCCTCAGCGGCTAATTGCAGCGCCTGATCAAAGACCCCGACCCCCTGGCAGATGTGCGCATCGCTCCCGATCATCACGCGTGCCCCGATCCTGGCGCAAAGACGCGCGATCTCGGCGCAGTTCTCGCTGCTCCCCTTGCGGCTAACCGCCGCCAGCGAGGAGTTGTTCAGTTCCAGCGCGGTGTCGGTGGCCAGCGCCCCCATGACGACTTCTTCATAGTGAAGCGGAAAGATGGGGTTCCCCGGATGGGAGATGCATTTCACCAGCGGGTTTTCCATGACCGTCAACAGGGTCCTGGTGTTGCGGTCCCGGTCCTGCCCGCAGATGCCGCAATCCTCGTGGAAGCCTGCCATCACGTAATCGAGGGTCTCCAGGACGTCCTGTTCGAGGTCGAGTCTCCCGGTATGGTCGAGTATGTTCGCCTCGATGCCGCGGAAGATCCTGACTCCGGCGATGGAGGGGGGGACAAAGCGCATGGCGCAGAAGTGGTAGCGGTGCGGACCGCCGGGAAGTCCGGGCCCGTGGTCGGTGATGCCCAGCCCGCGCAGCCCTGCCTGGGCGGCGGCTTGAGCCAGTTCGTTGATGGTGGAATAAGCGTGCCCCGAGGCGAGGGTGTGAGTGTGCATGTCGGCTATGATTTTCATGGCCTGGACTATTTCATAGCGGAAAGTAAATGTCAAGGCAGCCCCGTCACCCCGCTCTCCCTTGTCCTCAGGGACGGGCTTTCCTGTACCCTCTCGCCCTCGTCGTCGCTCTCCCATCCCCTCTCCCTCTGGGAGAGGGTGGCCGCAGGCCGGGTGAGGGAGATGCCACGCAGCTACGGTAGAGTGACAGCCTAGCCCTCACCCCTGCCCCTCTCCCAGGGGGAGAGGGGGGACGGGATGCTAACGGGGAAGTATCAATCTCTTTCTTCCTGCCCTCTATTGGTCTCCGCGACCTCTGTGGTCCTGCGTTTGGCTCCCTTCGCGCATAAAAAAAGGGCGTACCTTGCGGCACGCCCTTTTCGCGTTTCTTGAAGAAACTAATTACTTCGCAACAGCCTTGATAGCGCTCATTGCAACTTCTTTGTACGGGTTAGCGAAGAGGATGATGAGGCAAACGACGAGGGCGTAGATTGCCAGGGACTCGATCATCGCCAGACCGATCATCATGGTGGTGAGGATTTTGCCGGAAGCGCCCGGGTTACGGGAAACGCCTTCAACAGCGCTCTTAACTGCGAGACCCTGGCCGATGCCGGTGCCGAGGGTGCCGAGAGCCATGCCGATGCCTGCTGCGAGTACACACATAGTAAAGAATTCCATTTGTTTCTCCTTTGCTGCGTATTTTTCCTAAATAGTATAGGAATTAAAAGTCAGTTCTAAGTTCAGTGTTCTAAGCTGAGAGGCCCCGGATTCTAACGTAGAACCTGGAACCGCCTCTCAACGGCCTCTTAGTGTGCGTGCTCCAGCGAGCCCTGGATGTAGATCATGGCCAGGAGCATGAACACGAAGGCCTGGATGAAGGAAACCAGCACGCCCATCAGCATCATCGGCAGCGGCACCAGGAAGGGAGCCAGGCCGAAGAAGATGATCAGGACCAGCTCGTGGCCGTTCATGTTACCGAAGAGACGCAGGGTCAGCGAGATGACGCGGCTCAGGTGGCCGATCACTTCGATGAAGAACATCATCGGGGCCAGCCAGGCGATGGGACCCAGGAAGTGCTTGATGTAACCGGCGCCATGCTCCTTCACGCCCACGATGTGGGTGGTGATGAAGACGACGACAGCGCAGGCCGCGGTGGTGTTGATGTTCGCGGTCGGCGGGAAGAAGCCCGGGATCAGGCCGATCAGGTTGGACACCAGGATGAACAGCGCCAGGGTCGCGACCAGCGGGAAGAACGGACGGCCGTGCTCGCCCATGGTCTCCACCAGCATGTTCTCGATGCCCCCCACGATGACTTCCATGAAGTTCTGCGCGCCGGAAGGAACCGCCTGCAGCCTCTTGGTGGCCACGATGGAGAAGAGCACCAGGCCGATCATGATGAGCCAGGTGTAAACGACGGCGTCAGCGCTGGCCTCGGAAAAACCGAGGGGGTGCAGCAACTCACGGAAAAACTGAAGGAATAAAAAGGGATGAACCATTGCAGCTAGCCTCCTTTACGGGTCGACAGATATATCGAAAAAGCGATTATGTTCAGAACAAGGACCGAGAGTCCGATCACCAGGCCGAAGATGTCGGCCTTCAGGACTACGATCAAAAGGTACAAAAAGGCCGCCATGATGGCCAGCCGTAACACGTAGCGCATGATCGCGAAGCGCGATGCGTTGCGCGGCTGCAGCCTGAGTGCCGCTTCCAGCCCGGCCCGGATCCAGAAGAAGTTGGCCAGGGCCAGCAAGCCCCCCACGAACAGCGAAGCGCCGAACCTCGGGGAGAACAGCAGCGCGCCCGCCGCGCCGAGTACGGCGCTCAGCAGCAGGCTCCCCCGGACCAGCCAGGAGAAGATGTTACTCTCGTTTATCCTTGTCTCCGCCATCGCGCAGTTCTTTGCCCGCTAATATGAAGATATTGCGGAAGCCTGCCGCAATGCCGAAGAAGAGGAAAATGAAGAAAAACCACGGGTCTGTCCCGAGCCAGTGGTCCAGTTTCAACCCGACGAACACGCCGATGGCAATCGCCACCGCGAAGGAGATCCCCATGGTGGAGATCATGCCCAGTGTCCTGAGCAGGTTCTTTTTTTCCTCATCCATGACTGTGTGTCCTCTTTCCCGTATACAAATCACGGGTAGAAAACCAAGGCTAAATAGCACGTCCCCGGGGCTAATGTCAATTAATTTCCAAGACACGCCTCAACAAAAATAACGATTTATCGCGGATTCCGTCCGCCAACTGGGCATTGCCTTGCCCGCCTCAGTCATTGTAACAGCATGCTGGTGGCGCTGCCAACTAGTCCCGACCCCAGTTTGACAAGGCGGAGCCGGTTTACTTTTCTGTCAGTCCATGCAGAAGTTCGTTGATTCCTCAATCTGCGTTAAGTAGAATGTGCCAACTTTGCTGTTCCAGCGGACACACTTTTGAACCAGGATCGTAGGCCTCAAGGAGGTAACCGATGTCGGTGAAACTTGGCGAGATGTTGCTTAAAGTCGGGGCGCTTACCAAAGCTCAACTGGACCAGGTGCTGCACGCCCAGGCCATCTACGGCGGAAGGCTCGGCACCAACCTGGTCGAGATGGGGCTGGTCGCGGAGGAGGAGCTGGCCCATGTGCTGAGCGAGCAGGTAGGGGCCCCCTGCGTGGAACCGGCGGAGTTGAGCACCATCCCCGACCAGGTGCTGCGCCTGGTTCCGTTCGAGTTGGTACAGCGCTACCGGGTGGTACCGCTCGCCATCGAGGGAAAGCGGCTCACCCTTGCCATGGTGAACCCTCATGACTTCAAGGCGCTGGAGGAGATCGGCTTCGTCACCGGGCTGGTGATCAAGCCCAGGATCTGCCCGGAGCTCAGGCTCAACGTGGCCCTGGAAAGGTTCTACCGCATCACCCGCCCCACCCGCTTCATTAAGGTCGAAGGGGGATTGAGGACACGTTTTGAAGCGGAGGGGGACGAGGCCGGATTCGCAAACCCGCTGGAAAACCGGGAGCTTGTGCCGGTTGGAGAGCCGGTATTCGCGGACCGGATCACCGTCAAGGACCTGGCGGGCACCATGTCGGCAGCCGTCAGCGAGAAGGAAGTGGTGCAGGCTCTTGTCGGCTACATCGGCGGTGAGTTCGACCGGGGCGGGTTCCTGCGTCTCAAGTCCGGAACGGCGGTCGGGGTACAGGCTGTTGCCGATGGCGTTCCGGTGGAGGGTTTCTCAGGCTTCGAGGTGGAAATCGGGAAAATGGCCCATCTGCAGCGCATGGTCCAGGAAAAGGGGCTGGTGCTCTGCGAGTTCGCGACCGGCGACGCCGAGGGGAGCCTCGTTCGCGCCATGGGTGGGAAGCTTCCCGCTCCGGCCCTGCTCCTCCCCGTCTCCCTGGGGGAGCATGTCGTCGGAGTTATTTGTGCAAGCGACAGCAAGGGAAGGCTCGGCGGCAGCGCTTTCGAGTTGCAGCGGGTGGGGGTGATGGCCGAACTCAGCCTGGAGATGCTCTCGCTGCGCAGGAAGATACAGAGCGCGTAACCTTCATCCTCCCATCCCGGGCGCGGCCCGGGAGGAGATAGTGCTACATGTAGGGCGTCACCGGACTCGGTGGCGCCTTTTTTGTTCACACGGAATTCCAGGGGAGCACAGATTTAAGCTTCGCCACCAGCGCCGTCCATGACCGCGTTCCCCTTTGCGAAGGGGTCAGGAGTGTGTTGCCTCAACGGGTGAGACCACGCTATTACATTCCCCCCTTTTGCAAAGGGGGGACAGGGGGGATTTTGCCGTGCGTGCATCTTCCGCCATCTCTGCATTGCAGCTTGAGGCCGGCCCGGTAGAATGATTGGCGTTGTCTAATCATTCATTCGGAAACGTCATCCTGCTGTCCCCTGTGGCGCGCGGTAATTCCGGCGCCGGGAGGAGGTGCAACATGGCGGCACGGCTCGGCGAGATGTTGATGAAGATAGGCGCGTTGGACGCGTTCCAACTGGAACAGGTGCTGAACGCCCAGGCCATCTACGGTGGCAGGCTTGGTACCAACTTGGTGGAGATGGGGCTGGTGGAGGAGGACCAACTGGCGCGGGTCTTGAGCGAGCAGCTCGGCGTTCCGTGCGTGGATCACGACCTGCTGGCTGAGGTCCCGCAAAGCCTGCTGGAACTGCTGCCGCTGGAACTCGCGGAGCGTTACCGTGCGCTGCCGGTTTCGCTGGACGGCAAACGCTTGATGGTCGCCATGGCGGACCCGTCGGATTTCAAGGCCATCGACGAGATCGGGTTTATCACGGGGCTGGTGATCATCCCGCGCGTCTGCTCCGAGCTGCGCTTGAGCATCGCCCTCGAGCGCTACTACGGGATCAAGCGCCCGGTACGCTACATTCCCGTCCAGGGGGGCATCAGGTCCAGGTTCGCCCCTCCGGACCAGCACGCAGCGGTGCTGGAAAGCGAGTGGACAGGGGGCAACGGCGAGGCTGGCCCGCCGGAGCGCGTCTCTCTACCCGAGTTGGCGGACCGGCTGGCTCAAGCCTCGGTGGAACAGGAAGCGGTCCAGGCGCTCCTTGCCTATGTCGCCGGGGAGTTCGATAGGGGGGCGCTGGTCAAGTTGAAAAACGGAAGCCTGTTCGGGGTCCAGGCGGTGGCCTCCGGCGAGCCTGTGCCGGGGTTCAGCGGCTACGCCCGGCCCCTGGAGGAGGCGCCCCACTTGCAGCGCGTGGTGCAGGAGCGGGACATGTTCCTGGGAGAAGTCTGCGCCGGGGCCGAGGGGGCGCTGCTGCAGGCCATGGGGGGGGAGCTGCCGGCGCCTGCGCTCCTCGTGCCGTTGAAGCTCGGGGGGCAGGTCGCAGCGGTGATCTGTGCGCACGACAGCCACGGACGCCTCGGGGGAGGCGCCTTCGAACTGCAGCGCGTAGCGGTGATGGCGGAACTGAGCCTGGAGATGATCGCCCTGCGCAGGCGGCTCGTCTCGGTCTAGGCTCCCGCCAGTTCAGGATCACCCCCTGTGCCTGCTCTCCCCCTCCCTTGACTGGAGGGCAGCCGCAAAGACGCAAAAGATTATGGGCAACTCAATTGTGTTTCGTTTCTCTTTGCGTCTTTGCGCCATTGCGTTCAAATCCCGTCTTTTCGCCATTAGCCTTTGGGTTGAAACCTGAAGGCTTTATTAACGCAAAGCCGCAAAGGCGCAAAGATTATGGGGCAACCGATTGTGTTTCGTTTCTCTTAGCGTCTTTGCGTCATTGCGTTAAAAATCCAGCCTTTCTGCCTCTGCCTTAGGGTTGAAACTTGAAGGCAGGGAGGGGAAGTTGCCATTAGCACCAATGTCCGCATCTACCCCCACCCACTAGTCCCCTCCCGCAAGGACTTTGGCTAACCGACAACGCGCTGGGATCAACCATGAAAAAAGGCGCCCGCGATAAACGCGGGCGCCTTTTTTGTTTGTGTGCAGCGGGAAGCCAGGCCTAGAGGGCCTTGAAGCATTTGGCCGCGGCGGCGATGGTCTTCTCCAGGTCCTTCTCGGTGTGCGACGCCCCCACGAAGGCGGTCTCGAACTGCGAGCAGGCGAGGTAGATCCCTTCCTCGAGCATGCCGCGGAAGTAGGTGGCGAACGCCTTGGTGTCGCACTTGGCGGCGCTGTCCCAGTTGTACACCGGCTCCTTGGAGAAGAAGCCGCAGAACATGGAGCCGACGCGGGTGGAGTAGAGCGGGAAACCGGCGTCCTTGGCGGCCTTGGCGATACCCTCGGCCACGAACTTGCTCTTCTCCTCCAGTTTCTCGTAGAAGCCCGGCTCCTGCAGAAGCTTCAGGGTCTCGATGCCGGCGGTCATGGCCAGCGGGTTGCCGGAGAGGGTTCCCGCCTGGTAGACGCCGCCCGCGGGGGAGAGCTGGGACATGATTTCCTTCTTGCCGCCGAAGGCGCCCACCGGCAGGCCGCCGCCGATGATCTTGCCCAGGGTGGTGAGGTCCGGGGTGATGCCGAAACGCTCCTGGGCCCCGCCGTAGGCGACCCTGAAGCCGGACATGACCTCGTCGAAGATCAGAACGATCCCTTCCTCGGTGCAGATCTCCCTCAGCCCCTCGAGGAAACCTTCCTGCGGCGGAACGGTACCCATGTTGCCCGCCACCGGCTCGACGATGACGCAGGCGATGGTCCCCTTGTTGGCTGCCACCAGCGCGCGCACGGAGTCGAGGTCGTTGTAGGTAGCGGTCAGGGTGTGCTTGGCGAGGTCGGCCGGAACGCCCGGGGAGTCGGGCACGCCGAAGGTGGCGAGACCGGAGCCCGCCTTCACCAGCAGGGAATCGGAGTGGCCGTGGTAGCAGCCGGAGAACTTGAGGATGTTGTCACGGCCGGTGTAGCCGCGGGAGAGCCTGATCGCGCTCATGGTCGCCTCGGTCCCGGAGCTCACCATGCGCACCATCTCGATGGAGGGAACCGCCTTGATCACCATCTCGGCCAGGGTGATCTCAAGCTCGGTCGGAGCGCCGAAGGAAGCGCCGCTCTCGGCGGCCTTCTTGATCGCCTCGACCACCTTCGGGTGGCAGTGCCCGACGATCATCGGCCCCCAGGAACCCACGTAGTCGATGTAGCCGTTGCCGTCCTCGTCGAAAATCATGGGGCCGGCAGCGCTCTTTATGAACAGCGGATCGGAGCCTACCGAGCGGAAGGCACGCACGGGGGAGTTGACCCCGCCGGGGATGGATTTGAGCGCCTGCTGAAAGAGTTGCGAGGAACGGCTGTTTTGCATGACTGGGTTCTCCTAACTGGCTGGAAATTATTAACTATCGGGGTCTCTGGTAGCATAGCGGCGGATATTCTGTCAAGAATTAAAAAGTTTTCTCGTATACGGCCGGAGGGGGGCACGGAGGCTCAAGCGGGGGGAAGGCCTAAGGGTGTAATACAATTTGAGAAAAAGTATACGTGGTTCTGTAAACGGTTCGAGGATAATTGGATAATTTCTGCTTGACAAAGATGGTGAAATGAAATAATTTTCGGTCGCAATGTTGTATACAGTATACTTTTTCGAAGGCGCAGCGCTTGCTAACTGTCGGAAGCAGCGGGGCTTGTTGGTCGAGAAGCGTGCAGTATACGGCATTTCCGCGCGTTTTGAAAGAAATTAACAACAAACCTGGTGGTACGGGAGGATAAGGGATGCTTGGTGCATATCTGCCAATCTTGGTGCTGGTCGTCATAGCGTGCTTGTTCGGTCTGGGCTCGGTGATCTTTTCATCGCTCATCGGCCAGAAGAAGCCGTCTCAGGTAAAGCTTGCACCTTACGAGTGCGGTTGCGAGCCGGTCGGCAGCGCACGCGAGCGCTTCTCGATCAAGTTCTACCTGATCGCGATGCTCTTCATCCTGTTCGATATCGAGGCCGTCTTCATGTACCCCTGGGCCGTCCTCTTCAAGCGCCTGGGCATGTTCGGCCTGGTCGAGATGGGTCTGTTCATCGTCATACTCTTCGTAGGCTACATCTACGTTTGGAAAAAAGGAGCACTGGAATGGGAGTAACTCAGCCGCTGGGCGACAACATCATCACGACTTCCCTGGACAGCCTGGTTAACTGGGCTCGGAAGTCCTCCATCTGGCCGATGACCTTTGGTCTTGCCTGCTGCGCGATCGAGATGATGGCGACCGGTGCGGCCAAGCACGACCTGGACCGTTTCGGTATCATCTTCCGCGCCTCCCCGCGCCAGGCGGACTGCATCATCATCGCCGGCACCGTCACCAAGAAGATGCTCCCGGTCATCAAGACCGTGTACGAGCAGATGCCGGAACCGAAGTGGGTGGTCGCCATGGGCGCCTGCGCCTGCTCGGGCGGGATCTTCGACACCTACTCCGTCGTCCAGGGCATCGACGAGGCCCTTCCGGTCGACGTCTACATCCCGGGCTGCCCGCCGCGGCCTGAGGCCCTTCTCTACGGCCTCATGAAGCTCCAGGACAAGATCGCCAACGAGAAGAACTCCTTCGGTTCTTCCATCGGCTTGGGCGAAAGACTCGAACCCGCCGCTTAATCTACAAC
Encoded here:
- a CDS encoding general secretion pathway protein GspE, with protein sequence MAARLGEMLMKIGALDAFQLEQVLNAQAIYGGRLGTNLVEMGLVEEDQLARVLSEQLGVPCVDHDLLAEVPQSLLELLPLELAERYRALPVSLDGKRLMVAMADPSDFKAIDEIGFITGLVIIPRVCSELRLSIALERYYGIKRPVRYIPVQGGIRSRFAPPDQHAAVLESEWTGGNGEAGPPERVSLPELADRLAQASVEQEAVQALLAYVAGEFDRGALVKLKNGSLFGVQAVASGEPVPGFSGYARPLEEAPHLQRVVQERDMFLGEVCAGAEGALLQAMGGELPAPALLVPLKLGGQVAAVICAHDSHGRLGGGAFELQRVAVMAELSLEMIALRRRLVSV
- a CDS encoding EamA family transporter, coding for MNTAPKSAAGGALLVLAAATLWGTSGTAQALSPAGVTPWSVGAFRLIVGGAALMVLALFKGGLGKGRWPFWGTLAAGGFVALYQLTFFTAVHRTGVAVGTLVAIGSSPVIAGILGFIVRGERPGRAWGIATVLALAGCSLLVTGGGDIAIDVVGILLALGAGTSYACYTMAIKVLLPGRSSEAVMAVVFCLGAFLLLPVLFLTDITWVATPRGTMVVLYLGVVITALSYWLFAMGLRSVPVASAVTLSLAEPLVAALLGILFLGERLTPTAMGGIPLLFAGLAVLAYSMSGKRAV
- the hemL gene encoding glutamate-1-semialdehyde 2,1-aminomutase, which codes for MQNSRSSQLFQQALKSIPGGVNSPVRAFRSVGSDPLFIKSAAGPMIFDEDGNGYIDYVGSWGPMIVGHCHPKVVEAIKKAAESGASFGAPTELEITLAEMVIKAVPSIEMVRMVSSGTEATMSAIRLSRGYTGRDNILKFSGCYHGHSDSLLVKAGSGLATFGVPDSPGVPADLAKHTLTATYNDLDSVRALVAANKGTIACVIVEPVAGNMGTVPPQEGFLEGLREICTEEGIVLIFDEVMSGFRVAYGGAQERFGITPDLTTLGKIIGGGLPVGAFGGKKEIMSQLSPAGGVYQAGTLSGNPLAMTAGIETLKLLQEPGFYEKLEEKSKFVAEGIAKAAKDAGFPLYSTRVGSMFCGFFSKEPVYNWDSAAKCDTKAFATYFRGMLEEGIYLACSQFETAFVGASHTEKDLEKTIAAAAKCFKAL
- a CDS encoding NADH-quinone oxidoreductase subunit B, whose translation is MGVTQPLGDNIITTSLDSLVNWARKSSIWPMTFGLACCAIEMMATGAAKHDLDRFGIIFRASPRQADCIIIAGTVTKKMLPVIKTVYEQMPEPKWVVAMGACACSGGIFDTYSVVQGIDEALPVDVYIPGCPPRPEALLYGLMKLQDKIANEKNSFGSSIGLGERLEPAA
- a CDS encoding peptide chain release factor 3, with protein sequence MMRHNEQEIEKRRTFAIISHPDAGKTTITEKLLLFGGAIQQAGEVRARKSARHATSDWMEMEKQRGISVTSSVMKFTYRDFEINLLDTPGHNDFSEDTYRTLTAVDSVLMVIDSVKGVESQTKKLLEVCRLRHTPIMTFINKLDREGREPLDLLDDIESTLNIQCAPMTWPIGMGKRFRGTYHLYTKEITFYDPEADRGVGQVVTVKGLDDPLLDELLGSQVEELRNDVELLEGAAHPFDAEAYLAGRQTPVFFGSAINTFGVQQLLDSFVENAPSPLPREATTRTVDPYEEPFTGFTFKIQANMDPAHRDRIAFFRICSGKFVRGMKVKHLRLGREVQISNATIFMAQDRTNVDEAYAGDIIGIHNHGTIKIGDTFTQGEELKYTGIPNFAPEHFRKVRILNPLKSKSLEKGLVQLAEEGTTQVFRPLMGADWIVGAVGMLQFDVVMHRLEHEYGVKAAYEPVSYVTARWVTGDRKRLDEFQKKEAMNLYLDGEGNLAYLAGSQWRLDNTMDNWKDLSFHATREHS
- a CDS encoding NADH-quinone oxidoreductase subunit A; translated protein: MLGAYLPILVLVVIACLFGLGSVIFSSLIGQKKPSQVKLAPYECGCEPVGSARERFSIKFYLIAMLFILFDIEAVFMYPWAVLFKRLGMFGLVEMGLFIVILFVGYIYVWKKGALEWE
- a CDS encoding phosphatase, producing the protein MKIIADMHTHTLASGHAYSTINELAQAAAQAGLRGLGITDHGPGLPGGPHRYHFCAMRFVPPSIAGVRIFRGIEANILDHTGRLDLEQDVLETLDYVMAGFHEDCGICGQDRDRNTRTLLTVMENPLVKCISHPGNPIFPLHYEEVVMGALATDTALELNNSSLAAVSRKGSSENCAEIARLCARIGARVMIGSDAHICQGVGVFDQALQLAAEAGIAEGQVVNASWERLLDFLGFSE
- the atpE gene encoding ATP synthase F0 subunit C; the protein is MEFFTMCVLAAGIGMALGTLGTGIGQGLAVKSAVEGVSRNPGASGKILTTMMIGLAMIESLAIYALVVCLIILFANPYKEVAMSAIKAVAK
- the atpB gene encoding F0F1 ATP synthase subunit A, translating into MVHPFLFLQFFRELLHPLGFSEASADAVVYTWLIMIGLVLFSIVATKRLQAVPSGAQNFMEVIVGGIENMLVETMGEHGRPFFPLVATLALFILVSNLIGLIPGFFPPTANINTTAACAVVVFITTHIVGVKEHGAGYIKHFLGPIAWLAPMMFFIEVIGHLSRVISLTLRLFGNMNGHELVLIIFFGLAPFLVPLPMMLMGVLVSFIQAFVFMLLAMIYIQGSLEHAH
- a CDS encoding ATP synthase subunit I, translating into MAETRINESNIFSWLVRGSLLLSAVLGAAGALLFSPRFGASLFVGGLLALANFFWIRAGLEAALRLQPRNASRFAIMRYVLRLAIMAAFLYLLIVVLKADIFGLVIGLSVLVLNIIAFSIYLSTRKGG
- a CDS encoding general secretion pathway protein GspE — protein: MSVKLGEMLLKVGALTKAQLDQVLHAQAIYGGRLGTNLVEMGLVAEEELAHVLSEQVGAPCVEPAELSTIPDQVLRLVPFELVQRYRVVPLAIEGKRLTLAMVNPHDFKALEEIGFVTGLVIKPRICPELRLNVALERFYRITRPTRFIKVEGGLRTRFEAEGDEAGFANPLENRELVPVGEPVFADRITVKDLAGTMSAAVSEKEVVQALVGYIGGEFDRGGFLRLKSGTAVGVQAVADGVPVEGFSGFEVEIGKMAHLQRMVQEKGLVLCEFATGDAEGSLVRAMGGKLPAPALLLPVSLGEHVVGVICASDSKGRLGGSAFELQRVGVMAELSLEMLSLRRKIQSA
- a CDS encoding AtpZ/AtpI family protein, which encodes MDEEKKNLLRTLGMISTMGISFAVAIAIGVFVGLKLDHWLGTDPWFFFIFLFFGIAAGFRNIFILAGKELRDGGDKDKRE